A window of Primulina tabacum isolate GXHZ01 chromosome 4, ASM2559414v2, whole genome shotgun sequence contains these coding sequences:
- the LOC142541384 gene encoding transcription factor FAMA, with amino-acid sequence MEKDGSYPGNLPGLDYSLEAQTHDQELMKQQIGEGSTNQSTNQMVDYMINTTQSLPLQPSLASNFCGSSSFDKLSFADVMQFADFGPKLALNQAKTCEEESGMDPVYFLKFPVLNDKLQEDHHLSLMAPQNFGENQESYKGLSEDRIGDDQTRVDIENNASVQLRFLGENLEKSPLVEGGSSKSKKKRPRTLKTSEEVESQRMTHIAVERNRRKQMNEHLRVLRSLMPSSYVQRGDQASIIGGAIEFVRELEQLLQCLESQKRRRLYGDGQRPGETSLGVQTPQPPLMFPPVGVPNDPQTKLLEYDTGLQEETGESKSCLADVEVKVLGFDALIKILSRRRVGQLIKLIAALEDLQLSILHTNITTIEQTVLYSFNVKIGGETRVAAEDIANSVQQIFSFIHANTGL; translated from the exons ATGGAGAAAGATGGAAGCTACCCG GGAAATCTGCCTGGACTGGACTATTCTCTTGAAGCTCAAACTCATGATCAAGAATTAATGAAGCAACAAATTGGAGAAGGATCCACTAATCAAAGTACGAATCAAATGGTGGATTACATGATAAATACGACGCAATCTCTGCCGCTACAGCCTTCTCTAGCGTCAAATTTTTGTGGTTCATCTTCATTCGACAAGTTGAGTTTTGCAGATGTGATGCAGTTCGCTGATTTTGGGCCTAAGTTGGCCTTAAATCAAGCCAAAACCTGCGAGGAAGAAAGCGGTATGGATCCTGTTTACTTCCTCAAGTTCCCTGTTCTGAACGACAAGTTGCAGGAGGATCATCATCTCTCGTTAATGGCTCCTCAAAACTTTGGAGAAAATCAAGAAAGCTACAAAGGGTTGAGTGAAGATAGAATAGGTGATGATCAAACTAGGGTTGATATCGAAAATAATGCTTCAGTGCAACTGAGGTTTCTTGGAGAAAATCTCGAAAAAAGTCCACTAGTAGAAGGTGGTAGTAGTAAGAgcaagaaaaagaggccaagaACTTTGAAGACAAGTGAAGAAGTTGAGAGCCAAAGGATGACACATATCGCGGTTGAACGGAACCGAAGGAAGCAAATGAACGAGCACCTTCGCGTTTTGAGATCTCTGATGCCTAGTTCTTACGTCCAAAGG GGTGATCAAGCTTCGATAATTGGTGGAGCCATTGAATTTGTGAGGGAACTAGAACAACTCCTCCAATGCCTTGAATCACAGAAAAGAAGGCGACTCTATGGCGATGGCCAGAGGCCTGGAGAGACGTCCCTCGGTGTCCAGACTCCTCAACCGCCATTGATGTTTCCTCCTGTGGGTGTTCCAAATGATCCACAAACGAAGCTTCTTGAATATGACACTGGATTACAAGAGGAAACAGGTGAGAGTAAGTCATGCTTGGCAGATGTTGAAGTGAAAGTTTTAGGGTTTGACGCTTTGATCAAGATTTTATCAAGAAGAAGAGTTGGCCAGCTGATTAAATTGATAGCTGCACTCGAAGATTTGCAGCTTAGTATTCTTCATACCAATATCACAACTATTGAGCAAACTGTACTCTATTCTTTCAATGTCAAG ATTGGTGGGGAAACAAGGGTTGCAGCGGAAGATATAGCCAACTCAGTTCAGCAAATATTTAGTTTTATCCATGCAAATACTGgcttataa